A genomic window from Yoonia rosea includes:
- a CDS encoding alpha-hydroxy acid oxidase, giving the protein MAPKIHSSEDARRLARKRLPWMVFDYIDGAAGTETGAARNRAAFDNLELRPRILRDVRDRSLSVPVWDKQTKAPFGISPMGMCNLSGPGADMMLARLAARENVPLGVSTVASTAMEPLIEAAEGNAWFQLYFSGDGTGTFKLVERAKAAGYETIVLTVDVAEVGRRPRELRHGFTMPFKIGPKQFIDFALHPRWSLTSLYAGKPQMANFAMDGYAFDRTESRARADWDTLTKLRDMWPGKLVVKGVLDAEDSVALKAAGVDAIQVSSHGSRQLDSAPPPILKLAEIRDALGPDYPLFYDTGLRSGEDVVKAYAQGANFAFFGRVLQFAIAAGGEDGLHELWNVLKSETSITLAQIGKRSLIPETATKG; this is encoded by the coding sequence ATGGCACCGAAGATCCATTCCAGCGAAGACGCGCGGCGTCTGGCACGCAAGCGCCTTCCCTGGATGGTCTTTGACTATATCGACGGTGCCGCCGGCACCGAGACAGGGGCCGCACGCAACCGTGCGGCCTTTGACAATCTGGAACTTCGCCCGCGCATCCTGCGCGATGTGAGAGACCGTTCGCTGTCCGTGCCTGTCTGGGACAAACAGACGAAAGCCCCCTTCGGCATCAGCCCGATGGGCATGTGCAACCTGTCCGGCCCCGGTGCCGACATGATGCTGGCGCGGCTGGCCGCCCGGGAAAACGTGCCTTTGGGTGTGTCGACCGTGGCCTCAACCGCGATGGAGCCCCTGATCGAAGCAGCCGAAGGCAACGCATGGTTCCAGCTTTACTTCTCGGGCGATGGCACCGGCACCTTCAAGCTGGTCGAACGGGCCAAGGCTGCGGGCTATGAAACCATCGTGCTGACGGTGGATGTGGCCGAGGTGGGACGCCGCCCGCGCGAACTCCGCCACGGTTTCACCATGCCGTTCAAAATCGGGCCGAAACAATTCATCGACTTTGCCCTGCACCCGCGCTGGTCGCTCACCTCGCTTTACGCGGGCAAACCGCAGATGGCGAATTTCGCGATGGACGGCTATGCGTTTGACCGCACCGAAAGCCGTGCGCGCGCGGACTGGGATACACTGACGAAACTGCGGGATATGTGGCCGGGCAAGCTGGTGGTGAAAGGCGTGTTAGACGCCGAAGACTCCGTGGCTCTGAAAGCGGCGGGTGTTGATGCGATCCAGGTCTCCAGTCACGGCTCACGGCAACTCGACAGCGCGCCGCCGCCTATCTTGAAACTGGCCGAAATCCGAGACGCTCTCGGCCCAGACTACCCGCTGTTTTACGACACTGGCCTGCGCAGCGGCGAAGACGTGGTCAAAGCCTACGCCCAAGGCGCAAATTTCGCTTTTTTCGGCCGCGTCCTGCAATTTGCCATCGCCGCCGGGGGAGAGGACGGGCTGCACGAGCTCTGGAACGTCCTGAAAAGTGAGACCAGCATCACACTTGCCCAGATTGGTAAGCGGTCCCTGATCCCAGAGACCGCCACCAAAGGCTAA
- a CDS encoding proton-conducting transporter transmembrane domain-containing protein: protein MLLNALPLLAPLILISAAFAPRFLKDVSAQKGAWLAEYATLGAVLVAVLSAIVLASNGSGDSILIGFFEIGLSVRLDIVSVVLLLLVTFIGWVVVRYARTYLDGEARQDDFTFWLLATLAAVLFLIQAGNLFQFFAAWVATSAFLHKLLLFYPERVAAQRAARKKYIIARIGDTAVLGAMLMLVSTYGTTQISVILSAAAEGTGGGLALAAAALLGLAAILKSAQFPTHGWLTEVMEAPTPVSALLHAGVVNAGGFLLIRFADVMLLSPLVLAILVLIGGFTALFGGLVMLTQSTVKTSLAWSTIAQMGFMILQCGLALFPLALLHIVAHSLYKAHAFLSAGNAVQNIAAIRKPGPVAVPDLGAVARAFVVALVIYGVVYAILGLGFDFGGKSPQAIALGAILIFGVAYLLAQGFADEAPRALTQRTAVYAGAVTVSYLVLQRVSEWLTAGTLPATPPASALEWALILLAMVSFGLVALAQATLPLWSYHPAAQGLRVHLSNGLYINAISDRMIGGWKQTQSGKGAEQ, encoded by the coding sequence ATGCTGCTGAACGCATTACCGCTACTGGCCCCTCTGATCTTGATCAGTGCCGCCTTTGCGCCGCGCTTCTTGAAAGATGTATCTGCACAAAAGGGTGCGTGGCTGGCGGAATACGCGACCCTAGGCGCGGTTTTGGTCGCAGTCCTTTCGGCGATCGTGCTGGCCAGCAATGGTAGCGGCGACAGTATCTTGATCGGCTTTTTTGAGATCGGGCTGTCGGTCCGTCTCGATATCGTCAGTGTTGTGCTGCTGCTGCTGGTCACGTTCATCGGCTGGGTGGTGGTGCGGTACGCGCGGACCTATCTGGATGGCGAAGCGCGGCAGGATGATTTCACATTCTGGCTCTTGGCGACGCTTGCAGCGGTTCTTTTTCTCATTCAGGCAGGCAATCTGTTCCAGTTCTTCGCGGCATGGGTCGCAACGAGCGCCTTCCTGCACAAGCTCTTGCTTTTCTATCCAGAGCGCGTGGCGGCCCAGCGTGCGGCGCGCAAGAAATACATCATCGCACGGATCGGGGATACTGCGGTGCTTGGTGCGATGCTCATGCTTGTCAGCACATATGGCACGACGCAAATCTCGGTCATCCTGAGCGCGGCTGCAGAAGGAACAGGTGGCGGGCTAGCACTGGCGGCGGCTGCACTGCTGGGGCTTGCCGCGATCCTGAAATCGGCGCAGTTCCCGACCCATGGCTGGTTGACCGAAGTGATGGAGGCACCAACGCCTGTCTCTGCCTTGCTGCACGCGGGAGTCGTCAACGCCGGTGGTTTTCTTCTGATCCGTTTTGCCGATGTGATGCTGCTGTCACCTTTGGTGCTGGCCATTCTGGTGTTGATCGGCGGTTTTACAGCGCTCTTTGGCGGCTTGGTGATGCTCACGCAGTCGACCGTCAAAACCTCGCTTGCGTGGTCTACGATTGCGCAGATGGGCTTTATGATCCTGCAATGCGGTCTGGCGCTCTTCCCGCTGGCCCTACTGCACATCGTGGCGCACTCGCTTTACAAGGCCCATGCTTTCCTGTCCGCGGGCAACGCCGTGCAGAATATCGCGGCCATCCGCAAGCCGGGGCCCGTCGCGGTGCCTGATCTTGGTGCGGTGGCACGGGCGTTCGTGGTGGCCTTGGTGATCTATGGCGTGGTGTATGCAATCCTCGGGCTGGGTTTTGATTTTGGCGGGAAGTCACCGCAGGCCATCGCCCTTGGTGCAATCCTGATCTTCGGTGTCGCCTATCTTCTGGCCCAGGGTTTTGCGGATGAGGCACCGCGCGCGCTCACGCAACGGACAGCGGTTTATGCGGGTGCTGTGACCGTCAGCTACCTTGTCTTGCAGCGCGTTTCCGAATGGCTCACTGCGGGGACACTTCCTGCAACACCGCCGGCGAGCGCACTGGAATGGGCGCTGATCCTGCTGGCAATGGTCAGCTTTGGTCTGGTGGCCCTTGCGCAGGCAACATTGCCGCTGTGGTCTTACCATCCCGCCGCGCAGGGCCTTCGGGTGCACTTGTCCAACGGGCTTTACATCAACGCAATCTCTGACCGGATGATCGGCGGTTGGAAACAAACACAATCCGGCAAAGGAGCAGAACAATGA
- the comE gene encoding sulfopyruvate decarboxylase subunit beta — protein sequence MIRSEILRDIAPILHDQLVVCNIGLPSQELHMIDDNAKNFYMLGTMGLSSSIGLGLALAQDKTVISIDGDGSVLTNLGTLPTIANNVADNFILLIIDNGSYGSTGDQPTYAGKKTKLEAVAKACGCENVVVCQDVDTGKTLQAAIDSKKMTIIVSKCDSGNIKLPVITMDPVVIRDRFMKAVAS from the coding sequence ATGATCCGTTCAGAAATCCTGCGCGACATCGCGCCCATCCTTCATGACCAACTGGTCGTCTGCAACATCGGTCTGCCCAGCCAAGAGCTGCATATGATCGACGACAATGCCAAGAACTTCTACATGTTGGGCACGATGGGTCTGTCATCCTCCATCGGTCTGGGCCTTGCCTTGGCACAAGATAAAACTGTCATCTCTATTGACGGTGACGGCTCGGTCCTGACCAACCTCGGGACCCTGCCGACCATCGCCAACAACGTGGCCGACAACTTTATCCTGTTGATCATCGACAATGGCTCTTACGGTTCAACCGGCGACCAACCGACCTATGCGGGCAAGAAGACCAAGCTCGAGGCGGTCGCCAAGGCCTGTGGTTGTGAAAACGTCGTGGTGTGCCAAGACGTGGACACCGGCAAAACCCTGCAAGCGGCCATCGACAGCAAGAAGATGACCATCATCGTCAGCAAGTGTGACAGCGGCAACATCAAGCTGCCAGTGATCACAATGGACCCTGTCGTGATCCGTGACCGCTTCATGAAGGCTGTGGCCAGCTAA
- a CDS encoding hydrogen peroxide-inducible genes activator, translating into MKNLTLKQLRYFEALSRHGHFGRAADVCAISQPALSVQIKELEQSLGTPLFERGPRKVRLTAFGEEWALRVRDILRAVDELGDMARAAQAGLVGRLRIGVIPTIAPYLLPGLIGHLASAHADLDVHIRETVTPRLIEELTNGQIDTAIVALPVFEPGFEEVALFDESLMLVRPIKDAERPVPSPEDLRQMRLLMLEEGHCFRDQALSFCNLQSAAAREGLDGSSLSTLVQMVGAGIGVTLIPQMAVPVETRSAPVVISRFAEPQPKRTVGMIWRKTNPLAGQLRQIANIVQQVGQELAG; encoded by the coding sequence ATGAAGAACCTCACATTGAAACAGCTGCGTTATTTCGAGGCCCTTTCCCGTCATGGCCATTTTGGCCGTGCGGCCGATGTCTGTGCTATTTCCCAGCCTGCCTTGTCCGTGCAAATTAAAGAGTTGGAGCAAAGCCTTGGCACACCTCTGTTTGAAAGGGGCCCGCGCAAGGTGCGCCTGACCGCCTTTGGCGAGGAGTGGGCGCTGCGCGTGCGCGATATTTTGCGCGCTGTGGATGAATTGGGCGACATGGCCCGTGCGGCGCAGGCGGGGCTGGTGGGGCGTTTGCGGATCGGGGTGATTCCCACGATTGCCCCGTATTTGCTGCCCGGCCTGATCGGACATCTGGCCAGTGCGCATGCCGACCTTGATGTGCATATCCGCGAAACCGTCACGCCGCGCCTTATTGAAGAACTGACCAACGGGCAGATTGACACGGCGATTGTCGCGTTGCCGGTGTTCGAGCCGGGATTTGAAGAGGTGGCGCTTTTTGACGAAAGCCTGATGCTGGTGCGCCCGATCAAGGATGCGGAGCGCCCAGTCCCCAGCCCCGAGGACCTGCGCCAGATGCGTCTTTTGATGCTGGAAGAGGGGCATTGCTTTCGCGATCAGGCCCTGTCGTTTTGCAATCTCCAAAGTGCCGCTGCGCGCGAAGGGCTGGACGGCAGTTCGCTGTCTACTCTGGTACAAATGGTGGGGGCAGGGATCGGGGTGACGTTAATCCCGCAGATGGCTGTGCCGGTTGAAACCCGTTCGGCCCCTGTCGTGATCAGCCGTTTTGCAGAGCCGCAGCCGAAGCGCACAGTGGGGATGATATGGCGCAAGACGAATCCGCTTGCCGGACAATTGCGCCAGATTGCCAATATCGTCCAACAGGTCGGACAGGAGCTGGCGGGCTAA
- the katG gene encoding catalase/peroxidase HPI: MDGNNAGKCPVMHGTAIQSTNSIRGNKDWWPNQLNLKILHQNAPASNPMGADFNYAEEFKKLDLQALKKDLHALMTDSQDWWPADYGHYGGLFIRLAWHAAGTYRTADGRGGAGGGQQRFAPLNSWPDNGNLDKGRRLLWPIKQKYGNQISWADLFVLCGNVAMESMGLKMFGFGGGRADTWEPEEDVYWGREDEWLATSDHELARYSNDRDLENPLAAVQMGLIYVNPEGPDGNPDPLASARDIRETFARMAMNDYETVALTAGGHTFGKTHGAGPVEHVGPEPEGAPMENMGFGWLSTYKSGKGRDAITSGLEGAWTSNPTQWDMGYFDVLFKYDWELTESPAGAKQWTPKDLQEEDMAPDPEDPSKKVPIIMSTADMAMKMDPAYAKISKHFHENPEEFADAYARAWFKLTHRDMGPKVLYLGNEVPDEDLIWQDPIPAVDHPLVDDADIADLKAKILASGLSLSELVATAWASASTFRGSDKRGGANGARIRLAPQKDWAANDPTQLSRVLATLEGIQTDFNGAATGGKKVSLADLIVLGGCAAVEKAAKNGGHDIAVPFTPGRMDATEEQTDAASFEPLEPEADGFRNFLKADYTVPAEAMLVDRAQLLTLSAPEMTVLVGGLRVLGANTGGSKHGVFTDKTDALTNDFFVNVTDMATTWQKGSDEGTYEGRDRATGEVKWTGTRVDLVFGSNSQLRALSELYAQSDAGAKFAKDFVAAWSKVMDLDRFDVK, translated from the coding sequence ATGGACGGTAACAACGCCGGAAAATGCCCAGTGATGCACGGGACCGCTATTCAGAGCACCAACAGCATACGCGGCAACAAGGACTGGTGGCCAAACCAGTTGAACCTGAAAATCCTGCACCAGAACGCCCCTGCCTCCAATCCGATGGGCGCAGATTTCAACTATGCCGAAGAATTCAAAAAGCTCGACCTGCAGGCGCTGAAAAAAGACCTGCATGCGTTGATGACCGACAGCCAGGATTGGTGGCCCGCCGATTATGGCCACTACGGTGGTCTGTTCATCCGTCTGGCATGGCACGCGGCAGGCACCTATCGCACAGCCGACGGTCGCGGTGGTGCCGGTGGCGGCCAACAGCGTTTTGCCCCGCTTAACAGCTGGCCCGACAACGGCAACCTTGATAAGGGCCGCCGCCTGCTTTGGCCGATCAAGCAGAAATATGGCAACCAGATTTCCTGGGCCGACCTTTTCGTGCTCTGCGGCAACGTCGCAATGGAATCGATGGGCCTGAAGATGTTCGGCTTTGGCGGCGGTCGCGCCGACACTTGGGAACCTGAGGAAGACGTGTACTGGGGCCGCGAGGACGAATGGCTCGCCACCAGCGATCACGAACTCGCCCGCTATTCCAACGACCGCGATCTGGAAAACCCGCTGGCCGCTGTGCAGATGGGTCTGATCTACGTCAACCCCGAAGGCCCCGACGGCAACCCCGATCCGCTGGCCTCGGCCCGCGATATCCGCGAAACATTTGCCCGCATGGCGATGAACGATTACGAAACCGTTGCCCTGACCGCAGGTGGCCACACCTTCGGCAAGACCCACGGCGCAGGCCCTGTAGAGCATGTCGGCCCAGAGCCGGAAGGCGCACCGATGGAGAACATGGGCTTTGGCTGGCTGTCGACCTACAAGTCCGGCAAAGGGCGCGATGCGATCACATCCGGCCTTGAGGGTGCATGGACATCCAACCCAACACAGTGGGACATGGGCTATTTTGATGTGCTGTTCAAATACGACTGGGAGCTGACGGAAAGCCCAGCAGGTGCAAAGCAGTGGACACCAAAGGACCTTCAGGAAGAGGATATGGCCCCCGATCCCGAGGACCCGTCCAAGAAAGTGCCGATCATCATGTCCACAGCGGATATGGCGATGAAGATGGACCCCGCCTATGCGAAAATCTCCAAGCACTTCCATGAAAACCCCGAAGAGTTCGCCGATGCCTATGCGCGCGCGTGGTTCAAACTGACCCACCGCGATATGGGACCAAAGGTGCTGTATCTGGGTAACGAAGTGCCGGATGAAGATCTGATCTGGCAAGACCCGATCCCAGCCGTCGATCACCCGCTGGTGGATGACGCGGATATCGCGGATCTGAAGGCGAAAATCCTCGCATCCGGCCTGTCGCTCTCGGAATTGGTGGCGACGGCTTGGGCGTCCGCCTCAACCTTCCGTGGTTCGGACAAGCGCGGTGGTGCCAATGGTGCCCGCATCCGTCTGGCCCCACAAAAGGACTGGGCGGCAAACGATCCGACACAACTGTCCCGCGTTCTGGCGACACTTGAAGGCATCCAGACCGACTTCAACGGTGCCGCAACAGGCGGCAAGAAGGTGTCTTTGGCCGATCTGATCGTGCTGGGTGGCTGTGCCGCGGTGGAGAAGGCTGCCAAAAACGGCGGTCATGACATCGCTGTGCCGTTCACACCGGGCCGCATGGACGCAACCGAAGAGCAGACAGACGCTGCCAGCTTTGAGCCGCTTGAGCCCGAAGCCGACGGTTTCCGCAACTTCCTGAAGGCTGACTATACCGTGCCTGCCGAAGCCATGCTGGTAGACCGCGCGCAGCTGCTGACCCTTTCTGCGCCGGAAATGACGGTGCTGGTGGGTGGTCTGCGCGTGCTGGGCGCAAACACAGGCGGCAGCAAGCACGGTGTCTTCACCGACAAGACCGACGCGCTGACCAACGACTTCTTTGTCAATGTCACCGATATGGCAACGACATGGCAGAAGGGCAGCGACGAGGGCACATATGAGGGCCGCGACCGCGCCACTGGCGAGGTCAAATGGACCGGCACACGTGTCGATCTGGTCTTCGGGTCCAACTCGCAACTGCGCGCCCTGTCCGAGCTTTACGCCCAGAGCGATGCCGGTGCGAAGTTCGCCAAAGACTTCGTTGCGGCATGGTCCAAGGTGATGGACCTTGACCGCTTCGACGTGAAATAA
- a CDS encoding YbcC family protein has product MKAETYAGYSGAHLEVIAKAEAAGRAIPPLWPLSSSVAVNPFLGQTENSLSQVAALLDRVAGTAVTMPRDWYRTKIEVGTINDADLTAALAKLPEAAKDIAALKAAAAQDAPSPHALPTIADLAYEVSGIDWPGIVNDRFGSWAAGYFDAGQALWQNKPGRRAFDAWRDFASRDLTPEIAGLGGFGELVANTPARTRSALVAAVDVLGLSAEATETYFHQLLLGLGGWSQVARYRLWQAELAGGTDLTTTDLLTIRVVWEQALYLKYAKDIEKKWGEIAKAHATPATPSPDHLIDAALQASAEFAGQRALAETLSSTPLPTNEGRPALQAAFCIDVRSEVFRRALESVDPSIQTLGFAGFFGLTASHQSFASDVAEQRLPVLLNHGVTSKAGSEADATADLNARFAARAGRAWGRFKLAAVSSFAFVEASGPVYMGKLLRDALGRDHAKGPDKQVPVLNLSFGLEDRIGAATAILGAMSLTGNFAPLVLLLGHGANVVNNPHASALHCGACGGYSGDVNARLLAGILNDKDVRDGLAKNGIAIPDDTLFVGGLHVTTTDAVTIFDGDFAGHNHAHHLAKAQDWLASAGKLARTERALRLPRAANGDDVAKRSRDWSETRPEWALAGCKAFIAAPRSRTKGKGLAGRAFLHDYDWQKDEGFGVLELILTAPVVVASWISLQYYGSVVAPDVFGAGNKLLHNVTGGVGVVEGNGGILRGGLPWQSVHDGEGYAHDPLRLSVCVEAPAEAITAILEKHPNVRALFDNSWLHLFTLDEKGAMSQRYDGDLKWVAFDGGATEGALAA; this is encoded by the coding sequence ATGAAAGCGGAAACATACGCAGGCTATTCCGGCGCGCATCTGGAAGTGATCGCCAAGGCCGAAGCCGCAGGCCGCGCTATTCCACCACTTTGGCCGCTGTCGTCTTCTGTCGCGGTGAACCCGTTTCTGGGCCAGACAGAGAACAGTTTATCGCAGGTCGCGGCGCTGTTGGACAGGGTCGCTGGAACAGCGGTGACAATGCCACGCGACTGGTACCGGACGAAAATCGAAGTCGGGACAATCAATGATGCCGATCTGACGGCGGCACTGGCAAAACTCCCAGAGGCAGCCAAGGATATTGCGGCGCTGAAGGCGGCAGCCGCGCAGGACGCACCGTCGCCCCATGCGCTCCCAACTATCGCCGACCTTGCCTATGAGGTTTCAGGCATCGACTGGCCGGGCATCGTGAATGACCGTTTCGGCAGCTGGGCTGCAGGTTACTTTGATGCAGGTCAGGCGCTCTGGCAGAACAAACCCGGGCGGCGTGCCTTTGATGCGTGGCGCGATTTTGCCAGCCGTGATCTGACGCCCGAAATTGCAGGTCTTGGTGGCTTTGGAGAACTGGTTGCGAATACACCTGCACGGACGCGCTCGGCACTTGTTGCAGCGGTTGATGTGCTTGGGTTGTCGGCCGAGGCAACGGAGACATATTTTCATCAATTGCTGCTGGGGCTTGGCGGGTGGTCGCAGGTAGCGCGGTATCGGTTATGGCAGGCAGAGCTTGCAGGCGGAACGGATCTGACGACGACAGATTTGCTCACAATCCGCGTGGTCTGGGAGCAGGCACTTTATTTGAAGTACGCCAAAGACATTGAAAAGAAGTGGGGGGAGATTGCGAAGGCACACGCCACACCTGCAACCCCGTCACCCGATCACCTGATTGATGCGGCGCTGCAGGCCTCAGCAGAGTTTGCCGGACAGCGCGCCTTGGCCGAAACACTGTCCAGCACGCCGTTACCAACGAACGAGGGCCGGCCCGCGCTGCAGGCGGCATTCTGCATCGATGTGCGGTCCGAGGTCTTCCGGCGGGCGCTGGAAAGCGTCGATCCCTCTATTCAAACGCTGGGGTTTGCGGGTTTCTTTGGTCTGACTGCATCACACCAAAGCTTTGCCTCTGATGTGGCCGAACAGCGCCTTCCGGTTTTGCTGAACCACGGTGTGACAAGCAAAGCAGGCAGTGAGGCCGACGCCACCGCTGATCTGAACGCGCGCTTTGCCGCGCGTGCGGGACGGGCGTGGGGGCGGTTCAAGCTTGCGGCGGTCTCGTCCTTTGCTTTCGTGGAAGCAAGCGGACCTGTCTACATGGGCAAACTGCTGCGTGACGCCCTGGGGCGCGACCACGCAAAGGGACCGGATAAACAGGTGCCCGTTCTAAATCTAAGTTTTGGGCTGGAAGACCGGATCGGGGCCGCGACTGCGATCCTTGGCGCGATGTCCCTGACTGGCAATTTTGCGCCGTTGGTTCTGCTGTTGGGGCATGGCGCGAATGTTGTGAACAACCCACATGCCAGTGCCCTGCATTGCGGCGCCTGTGGCGGCTATAGCGGTGACGTGAACGCGCGCCTCTTGGCGGGGATCCTGAACGACAAAGATGTGCGGGATGGGCTGGCCAAGAACGGGATTGCGATACCGGACGACACGCTTTTCGTCGGCGGATTGCATGTCACCACGACCGATGCCGTGACGATCTTTGACGGTGATTTTGCCGGTCATAACCACGCGCACCACCTTGCCAAAGCGCAGGATTGGCTGGCCTCGGCGGGCAAGCTGGCACGGACAGAACGTGCGTTGCGCCTGCCGCGTGCCGCCAATGGCGATGACGTGGCAAAGCGTAGCCGTGACTGGTCGGAAACGCGGCCCGAGTGGGCGCTGGCAGGGTGCAAGGCTTTCATCGCGGCACCCCGGTCGCGGACCAAAGGCAAAGGGCTGGCGGGGCGCGCGTTCCTGCATGACTATGACTGGCAAAAGGACGAGGGCTTCGGTGTTCTTGAGTTGATCCTGACCGCCCCCGTCGTCGTCGCAAGCTGGATCAGCCTGCAATATTACGGCTCCGTCGTGGCACCTGACGTCTTTGGGGCGGGCAACAAGCTATTGCACAATGTCACCGGCGGCGTCGGTGTGGTTGAAGGCAACGGTGGCATCTTGCGCGGCGGCTTGCCTTGGCAATCGGTCCATGATGGCGAAGGCTACGCCCATGATCCGCTGCGGTTGTCGGTTTGTGTCGAAGCGCCTGCCGAGGCGATCACAGCGATTTTGGAGAAGCACCCGAATGTGCGCGCGCTGTTTGACAACAGCTGGCTGCATTTGTTCACGCTGGACGAGAAGGGCGCGATGTCGCAGCGCTATGACGGTGACCTCAAGTGGGTGGCATTTGATGGTGGCGCAACCGAAGGCGCGCTTGCGGCCTAG
- a CDS encoding decarboxylase, which produces MSISKKIVDDFVANDVSFITTVPCKQLAGVIDEVEARPEIFHIPSNKEDEGMGLCAGAFMGGKRPAIIMQNTAIGVTINTLATLIQYYRMPLPMLISYRGELREPVACQVEMAVHTKALLNQMNIPTYHFHKESDADELDAILKYTFMCNKPVAILTDASFWGGYGDQ; this is translated from the coding sequence TTGAGTATCAGCAAGAAGATCGTGGATGACTTTGTCGCCAACGATGTATCCTTCATCACCACTGTGCCGTGCAAGCAGTTGGCCGGTGTGATCGACGAAGTCGAAGCACGTCCGGAAATTTTTCACATTCCGTCCAATAAAGAGGACGAAGGCATGGGCCTTTGTGCGGGTGCCTTTATGGGCGGCAAACGCCCGGCAATCATCATGCAGAACACAGCCATCGGCGTGACCATCAACACGCTGGCAACCCTGATCCAGTATTACCGCATGCCCTTGCCGATGCTGATCAGCTATCGCGGCGAGTTGCGTGAACCGGTGGCCTGTCAGGTGGAGATGGCCGTGCATACCAAGGCACTGCTGAACCAGATGAACATCCCGACTTACCACTTCCACAAGGAAAGCGACGCGGACGAACTCGACGCGATCCTTAAATACACCTTCATGTGCAACAAACCTGTGGCGATCCTCACGGATGCGTCCTTCTGGGGAGGCTACGGCGACCAATGA
- a CDS encoding LysR family transcriptional regulator, translating into MSDMNYNHLRYFWAVAHEGNLTRTAEKLNLSQSALSVQIRKLEDRLGHALFERRGRQLHLTEAGRITLDYADTIFDAGKDLLGTLSQQGRPRQVLRVGALATLSRNFQIEFLRPLLGLADVELVLRSGTLVELLQSLETLNLDVVLTNRAPAHDAMSKFTSQPISEQAVSLIGTPERLRADLPLATLLRDNPIIVPTEESPVRAGFDRLCAREGITPTLAAEVDDMALMRLLTREDIGLGVLPSIAVQNELRNGMLIESRHQMGLTESFHAVTVPRKFPNPLLETLLHSAV; encoded by the coding sequence ATGTCCGACATGAATTACAACCACCTGCGCTATTTCTGGGCCGTCGCCCATGAAGGAAACCTGACGCGGACGGCAGAAAAGCTGAACCTGTCGCAATCCGCGCTCTCGGTGCAGATCCGGAAATTGGAGGATCGTTTGGGTCACGCGCTGTTTGAACGGCGCGGGCGGCAGTTGCACCTGACCGAGGCGGGACGGATCACGCTGGATTACGCGGATACGATTTTTGATGCGGGCAAGGACCTTCTGGGAACCCTCAGCCAACAGGGGCGGCCACGTCAGGTGCTGCGGGTCGGCGCGCTGGCGACACTCTCGCGGAACTTCCAGATTGAATTTCTGCGCCCCCTACTTGGCCTTGCCGATGTGGAATTGGTGCTGCGCTCGGGCACCTTGGTGGAATTGCTGCAAAGCCTTGAAACGCTGAACCTTGACGTGGTGCTGACCAACCGCGCACCCGCGCATGATGCGATGTCAAAATTCACCTCACAACCGATCTCAGAACAGGCGGTGAGCTTGATCGGTACGCCGGAACGCCTGCGCGCTGACCTGCCTCTGGCAACCCTTCTGCGCGACAACCCGATCATCGTACCAACCGAAGAAAGCCCTGTGCGGGCCGGATTTGACCGGCTTTGCGCCCGCGAAGGGATCACCCCGACGCTGGCCGCCGAGGTTGATGATATGGCGCTGATGCGCCTGCTCACGCGTGAGGATATCGGGCTTGGGGTATTGCCCTCGATTGCCGTGCAGAACGAACTGCGCAACGGTATGTTGATTGAATCCCGGCACCAAATGGGCCTGACCGAAAGTTTCCATGCGGTCACGGTGCCGCGGAAATTCCCGAACCCTTTGTTGGAAACACTGCTGCACAGCGCAGTTTAG